One stretch of Anguilla anguilla isolate fAngAng1 chromosome 5, fAngAng1.pri, whole genome shotgun sequence DNA includes these proteins:
- the tppp3 gene encoding tubulin polymerization-promoting protein family member 3, whose protein sequence is MMAQNTDMELLLDSFKKFAIHGDTKATGKELNGKNWAKLCKDCKVIDGKNVTSTDVDIVFTKVKAKTSRVITYEEFQKALEELAPKRFKGQSKEESLKSIHKLIEGKEPTNVGITKVAKTATVERLTDPSKYTGSHRERFDESGKGKGRSGREELVENTGYVSAYKNAGTYEEKTKAK, encoded by the exons ATGATggcacaaaacacagacatggaACTGCTCTTGGACTCCTTCAAGAAGTTTGCCATCCATGGAGACACCAAAGCCACTGGGAAGGAGTTGAATGGGAAAAACTGGGCCAAACTTTGCAAAGACTGTAAGGTCATTGATGGAAAGAACGTCACCAGCACCGATGTAGATATCGTATTCACTAAAGTGAA AGCAAAGACTTCTCGGGTCATCACTTATGAGGAATTCCAGAAGGCTCTGGAGGAATTAGCGCCAAAAAGATTCAAAGGTCAGAGCAAAGAAGAATCCTTGAAGTCCATCCACAAGTTGATCGAGGGCAAAGAGCCCACCAATGTTGGCATAACG AAAGTAGCCAAGACTGCCACAGTGGAGCGCTTGACGGACCCGTCCAAGTACACGGGTTCCCACCGAGAGCGCTTCGATGAGAGCGGGAAGGGGAAAGGCAGGAGCGGGCGGGAGGAGCTGGTGGAGAACACCGGCTACGTTAGCGCGTACAAGAACGCGGGGACCTACGAGGAGAAAACCAAAGCCAAGTGA